A stretch of the Dyella telluris genome encodes the following:
- the ppk1 gene encoding polyphosphate kinase 1, protein MRRKPATPSPVLDRAAPELYLSRELAALEFNFRVLAQARDLRIPLLERLRFLSIVANNLDEFFEVRVAMLKHHHMFGSAAPGPDGLSSGDLLTRIRKRVLDLVDQQYDTWQHELRPALDAENIHFLTRDDWTPLQKRWLQGYFENEVLPVLSPLGLDPAHPFPRILNKTLNLAVVLKGRDAFGREGHMALVRAPRSLPRIIRLPDEVCDGGDHYIFLAELLQGFVDLMFPGFKVAGSYQFRVTRNSELMVEEAEVDNLARALSEELIGRGYARPVRLEIGNDCPKAIVAMLIANFELEETDVYRCDGPVNIIRAGTIYDGLDRPELKFPRFIPQLPAAFNGTLCKFDVLRQRDVLLHHPYESFAAVIDLLRQASQDPAVLAIKQTLYRAGVDTPLVDLLVEAARNGKDVTVVIELRARFDEEANIRLATRLQEAGVQVVYGVVGYKTHAKMLLIVRREDEVLRRYVHLSTGNYHQSNSRSYTDIGLMTSNPGVGEDLHKIFQQLSGLGPVIELKHLLHSPFTLYRGVLEKIERETAHAEAGRPARIVAKLNALNEAQVIQALYRASQAGVEIDLIVRGACTLRPGVPGVSDRIRVRSIVGRFLEHSRVYWFGNDGAPELYCASADWMERNLKRRIEVAFPILDEALAARVYEETLANYLADNTEAWLLDDSGHYTRAEPGEQPPHSAQQWLLAKLIPSVV, encoded by the coding sequence ATGCGTCGCAAGCCAGCCACCCCATCGCCCGTCCTCGACCGTGCCGCCCCCGAGCTCTACCTCAGCCGTGAGCTGGCGGCGCTCGAGTTCAATTTCCGCGTACTGGCGCAGGCTCGCGACCTGCGCATCCCGCTGCTGGAACGCCTGCGCTTCCTGAGCATCGTGGCGAACAACCTCGACGAGTTCTTCGAGGTTCGCGTAGCCATGCTCAAGCACCACCACATGTTCGGCTCCGCCGCACCCGGACCCGACGGGCTGTCGTCCGGCGATTTGCTCACGCGCATCCGCAAGCGCGTGCTGGACCTGGTCGACCAGCAGTACGACACCTGGCAGCACGAACTGCGCCCTGCTCTGGATGCCGAGAACATCCACTTCCTCACGCGCGACGACTGGACGCCGCTCCAGAAGCGCTGGCTGCAGGGCTATTTCGAAAACGAAGTGCTGCCCGTGCTGTCGCCGCTGGGACTGGACCCGGCGCACCCCTTCCCGCGCATCCTCAACAAGACACTGAACCTGGCCGTGGTGCTGAAGGGCCGCGATGCTTTCGGGCGCGAAGGCCACATGGCGCTGGTGCGTGCTCCGCGCTCGCTGCCACGCATCATCCGCTTGCCGGACGAGGTGTGCGACGGCGGTGATCACTACATCTTCCTGGCCGAGCTGCTGCAGGGCTTCGTCGACCTGATGTTCCCCGGCTTCAAGGTGGCCGGCTCGTACCAGTTCCGCGTCACGCGCAACAGCGAGCTAATGGTGGAAGAAGCCGAAGTGGACAACCTTGCCCGTGCGCTCAGCGAAGAGCTGATCGGCCGCGGCTACGCGCGCCCGGTGCGGCTGGAGATCGGCAACGATTGCCCCAAGGCCATCGTCGCCATGCTGATCGCCAACTTCGAGCTGGAAGAAACGGACGTCTATCGCTGCGACGGCCCGGTGAACATCATCCGCGCCGGCACCATTTATGACGGCCTGGATCGCCCGGAGCTGAAGTTCCCCCGTTTCATCCCGCAGCTACCGGCAGCCTTCAACGGCACTCTCTGCAAATTCGACGTGCTGCGCCAGCGCGACGTGCTGCTGCACCACCCCTACGAATCCTTTGCCGCGGTGATCGACCTGCTGCGCCAGGCCTCGCAGGACCCGGCCGTACTTGCCATCAAGCAGACGCTTTACCGGGCCGGCGTGGACACGCCATTGGTGGACCTGCTGGTGGAAGCCGCCCGCAACGGCAAGGACGTCACGGTGGTGATCGAGCTGCGCGCGCGGTTCGACGAAGAGGCGAACATCCGGCTGGCCACCCGCCTGCAGGAAGCCGGCGTACAGGTGGTCTATGGCGTGGTCGGCTACAAGACACACGCCAAAATGCTGCTGATCGTGCGCCGCGAAGACGAGGTGCTGCGCCGCTACGTGCATCTGTCCACCGGCAACTACCACCAGTCGAACAGCCGCAGCTACACCGATATCGGCCTGATGACCTCAAACCCTGGCGTGGGCGAGGACCTGCACAAGATCTTCCAGCAGCTCTCGGGCCTGGGCCCGGTGATCGAGCTGAAACACCTGTTGCATTCGCCCTTCACCCTCTATCGCGGGGTGCTGGAAAAGATCGAGCGCGAGACCGCGCACGCGGAAGCGGGCCGGCCTGCGCGCATCGTCGCCAAGCTCAATGCGCTCAACGAGGCGCAGGTGATCCAGGCCCTGTACCGCGCCTCGCAGGCCGGTGTGGAGATCGACCTGATCGTGCGCGGCGCATGCACGCTGCGCCCGGGTGTGCCCGGGGTATCCGATCGCATCCGCGTGCGCTCCATCGTGGGGCGCTTCCTCGAGCACAGCCGCGTCTACTGGTTCGGCAACGATGGCGCGCCCGAGCTGTACTGCGCCAGCGCGGACTGGATGGAGCGCAACCTGAAGCGCCGTATCGAGGTGGCCTTTCCCATCCTCGATGAGGCACTTGCCGCGCGCGTCTACGAGGAAACGCTGGCCAATTACCTGGCCGACAACACCGAAGCCTGGCTGCTGGACGACAGCGGCCACTACACCCGCGCCGAGCCCGGTGAACAGCCACCGCACAGCGCGCAGCAGTGGCTGCTGGCGAAACTGATACCCAGCGTGGTGTAG
- a CDS encoding M48 family metalloprotease, producing MSRFTPTRLLTALVCAGLTFGAAAQDKDVRLPDLGSSANALISPQEAQDYGAAMLRQMRALDMVLDDPMLDDYINDLGYRLVSGSEKPKDHFSFFIVRENVINAFAAPGGYIAVNSGLIIITNNESELAGVIAHEIGHITQNHLQRAFEASKKDTPLMALVLLGAILAGAGAGAGDAAGAILAGGQGLLMQRQINFTRKDEIEADRAGIQTLANAGFDPNAMASFFGRMEDTLRVGSGGDIGDVPSFLQDHPVTLDRISDAKARAGTLIARQKQRPDGSTLDKAQWEKSTAPIAFVKDATSIASRDGKGGLDTYLLMRERVRVLSGDAGQLATYYANNLQTEHGFDTPSNRYGYALALTRSNRGAKAIDELQPMLTAHPDSQIVRLAMADAKLQAGHRAEALALYAELNGQSPRNRAIAMGYAKALTDGGTQDEAKQAAVMVMPLLDNNDEPELYRTFAHAADKAGDPIRAGEAYADASYLSGRPFDAMEQLKRLQQRPDLDYYARARIQARINDLTPLVMELRKRHVQTDDNPDGRTQQLQNRENCQGRLCFSGTNNAR from the coding sequence ATGAGTCGTTTCACCCCCACCCGCCTGCTGACGGCGCTGGTCTGCGCCGGTCTCACCTTCGGTGCGGCAGCGCAGGACAAGGACGTGCGCCTGCCTGACCTGGGCAGCTCCGCCAACGCCCTGATCTCGCCCCAGGAAGCCCAGGACTACGGCGCCGCCATGCTGCGCCAGATGCGCGCGCTGGACATGGTGCTGGACGACCCCATGCTGGACGACTACATCAACGACCTCGGCTATCGCCTGGTGTCGGGCAGCGAGAAGCCCAAGGACCACTTCTCGTTCTTCATCGTCCGTGAAAACGTGATCAACGCCTTCGCCGCCCCCGGCGGCTATATCGCGGTGAACTCCGGCCTGATCATCATCACCAACAACGAGAGCGAACTGGCCGGCGTGATCGCCCACGAAATCGGGCACATCACGCAGAACCACCTGCAGCGCGCCTTCGAGGCCTCCAAGAAGGACACGCCACTGATGGCGCTGGTCCTGCTCGGCGCGATCCTGGCCGGCGCGGGGGCGGGTGCGGGTGATGCGGCGGGCGCCATCCTGGCCGGCGGCCAGGGCCTGCTGATGCAGCGCCAGATCAACTTCACCCGCAAGGACGAGATCGAGGCCGACCGGGCCGGCATCCAGACGCTGGCCAATGCCGGTTTCGACCCCAATGCCATGGCCTCGTTCTTCGGCCGCATGGAAGACACCCTGCGCGTGGGTTCCGGCGGCGATATCGGCGACGTGCCATCGTTCCTGCAGGACCACCCGGTCACCCTGGACCGCATCAGCGATGCCAAGGCCCGCGCCGGCACGCTGATAGCGCGGCAGAAGCAGCGGCCGGATGGTTCCACACTGGACAAGGCTCAGTGGGAAAAAAGCACCGCGCCCATCGCCTTCGTGAAGGACGCCACCTCCATCGCATCGCGCGATGGCAAGGGTGGGCTGGATACCTACCTGTTGATGCGCGAACGGGTGCGCGTACTGTCCGGCGACGCGGGCCAGCTGGCTACCTACTACGCCAACAATCTGCAAACCGAACACGGCTTCGATACGCCCTCCAACCGCTATGGCTACGCACTGGCGCTGACCCGCAGCAATCGCGGCGCCAAGGCCATCGACGAACTGCAGCCCATGCTCACGGCGCACCCGGACAGCCAGATCGTCCGCCTGGCCATGGCCGATGCCAAGCTGCAGGCAGGTCACCGCGCCGAAGCGCTGGCCCTGTATGCCGAGCTCAACGGGCAATCCCCGCGCAATCGCGCCATCGCCATGGGCTATGCCAAGGCCCTGACCGACGGCGGCACGCAGGACGAAGCCAAGCAGGCGGCGGTGATGGTGATGCCCCTGCTGGACAACAACGACGAGCCGGAGCTCTATCGCACCTTCGCCCATGCCGCCGACAAGGCCGGCGACCCGATCCGCGCGGGCGAAGCCTATGCGGACGCCTCCTACCTCTCGGGCCGCCCGTTCGATGCCATGGAACAGCTCAAGCGGCTGCAGCAGCGCCCGGACCTGGACTACTACGCCCGTGCCCGCATCCAGGCCCGCATCAACGACCTGACCCCGCTGGTGATGGAGCTGCGCAAGCGCCACGTCCAGACCGACGACAACCCGGACGGCCGCACCCAGCAGCTGCAGAACCGGGAAAACTGCCAGGGTCGGCTGTGCTTCAGCGGCACCAATAACGCGCGCTGA
- a CDS encoding isocitrate dehydrogenase, whose amino-acid sequence MSKTIAVIPGDGIGPEIMNATVRVLDALDCGLSYEFVDAGMVALEKSGDLLPQPTLDAIAKHKVALKGPLTTPVGGGFTSINVTLRRHFDLYANVRPAISFPGTKARFENIDIITVRENTEGAYLSEGQSVSEDGETAISMVRNTRKGSSRIVRYAFELAVKKGRKKVTAVHKANIIKTASGLFLNVAREIAKEYPQIEFNEMIVDNACMQLVMKPEQFDVIVTTNLFGDILSDLCAGLVGGLGLAPGDNIGTEAAIFEAVHGSAPDIAGKGIANPCALLLAAADMLDHLGMVDKGDKVRQAIRDVMTNDRDSVTPDIGGKGTTSSFGDAIVKRVKA is encoded by the coding sequence ATGAGCAAGACCATTGCCGTGATTCCGGGCGACGGTATCGGCCCCGAGATCATGAACGCCACCGTGCGCGTGCTCGATGCCCTGGACTGTGGCCTGTCCTACGAATTCGTCGATGCCGGCATGGTCGCGCTGGAAAAGAGCGGTGACCTGCTGCCGCAGCCCACGCTCGACGCCATCGCCAAGCACAAGGTGGCCCTGAAGGGCCCGCTGACCACTCCGGTGGGCGGCGGCTTCACCTCGATCAACGTCACCCTGCGTCGCCACTTCGACCTGTACGCCAACGTGCGTCCGGCGATCAGCTTCCCGGGCACCAAGGCGCGCTTCGAGAACATCGACATCATCACGGTGCGCGAGAACACCGAAGGTGCCTACCTGTCCGAAGGACAGTCGGTGTCGGAAGACGGCGAAACCGCCATCTCGATGGTGCGCAACACCCGCAAGGGCTCCAGCCGCATCGTGCGCTACGCCTTCGAACTGGCCGTGAAGAAGGGCCGCAAGAAGGTGACGGCCGTGCACAAGGCCAACATCATCAAGACCGCGTCGGGCCTGTTCCTCAATGTGGCGCGCGAAATCGCCAAGGAATACCCGCAGATCGAGTTCAACGAGATGATCGTTGACAACGCCTGCATGCAGCTGGTGATGAAGCCGGAGCAGTTCGACGTCATCGTCACCACCAACCTGTTCGGCGACATCCTGTCCGACCTGTGCGCCGGTCTCGTCGGCGGCCTGGGTCTGGCCCCGGGCGACAACATTGGTACCGAGGCGGCCATTTTCGAAGCCGTGCACGGTTCGGCACCGGACATCGCCGGCAAGGGCATCGCCAACCCGTGCGCGCTGCTGCTCGCCGCGGCCGACATGCTCGATCACCTGGGCATGGTCGACAAGGGCGACAAGGTTCGCCAGGCCATCCGCGACGTGATGACCAACGACCGCGACAGCGTTACGCCGGATATCGGTGGCAAGGGCACCACGTCCAGCTTTGGCGACGCCATCGTCAAGCGCGTCAAGGCCTGA
- the sigJ gene encoding RNA polymerase sigma factor SigJ: protein MDRATATFQQHRPRLLGLAYRMLGTQADAEDVLHDAWLRWHQQDTDTLDDAEAWLVTVTTRLSLDRLRRAKTERQHYTGPWLPEPLVEEAEQPEAELERVESLSLSFLALLERLSPEERAAFLLVQVFDYSHAETAAMLQIAEDACRQRVHRARQRLREGRPRFTHSPDAQRRLLEKFRDALESASVDSLQALFAEDAVHLADGGGKATATLRPLHGGERLVRLYGIIAQRYRQWPIVHRILWINGAPALLTWVDTRLATVAWIETDGERITSIHSLRNPEKLARLEAVTNPQAGTSLY, encoded by the coding sequence ATGGACCGCGCCACCGCCACCTTCCAGCAACACCGCCCGCGCCTGCTGGGCCTGGCCTATCGCATGCTCGGTACCCAGGCCGATGCGGAAGACGTGCTGCATGACGCCTGGCTGCGCTGGCACCAGCAGGACACGGACACGCTGGACGACGCTGAGGCCTGGCTGGTCACGGTCACTACGCGCCTTTCGCTTGACCGCCTGCGACGAGCAAAGACCGAACGCCAGCACTACACCGGTCCGTGGCTGCCCGAGCCGCTGGTGGAAGAGGCGGAACAGCCCGAAGCCGAGCTGGAGCGCGTCGAAAGCCTCAGCCTTTCCTTTCTCGCCCTGCTCGAACGCCTGAGCCCGGAAGAACGCGCCGCGTTCCTGCTGGTCCAGGTGTTCGATTACAGCCACGCCGAAACGGCGGCCATGCTGCAGATTGCGGAGGACGCCTGCCGCCAGCGCGTGCACCGTGCGCGCCAACGCCTGCGTGAAGGCCGGCCACGCTTCACCCACTCCCCGGATGCGCAGCGCCGTTTGCTGGAGAAATTCCGCGACGCGCTGGAAAGCGCCAGCGTCGATTCGCTGCAGGCACTGTTCGCGGAAGACGCCGTCCATCTTGCCGATGGCGGTGGCAAGGCCACGGCCACGCTGCGGCCGCTGCACGGCGGCGAGCGACTGGTGCGCCTCTACGGCATCATCGCCCAGCGCTACCGCCAGTGGCCCATCGTGCATCGCATCCTGTGGATCAACGGTGCCCCCGCCCTGCTTACCTGGGTGGATACCAGGCTGGCCACCGTGGCGTGGATCGAAACCGACGGCGAGCGCATCACCAGCATCCACTCGCTGCGCAACCCGGAAAAACTCGCCCGGCTGGAAGCTGTCACGAATCCGCAGGCTGGCACGTCCTTGTACTGA
- the grxC gene encoding glutaredoxin 3, giving the protein MPKIEVYSTAVCPYCVSAKNLLKSKGLEWNEVRIDTDPSQRELMLARSGGRRTVPQIFINDHHVGGFDDLVAADRSGKLAELLETNA; this is encoded by the coding sequence GTGCCCAAGATTGAGGTCTATTCCACTGCGGTGTGTCCGTACTGCGTTTCCGCCAAGAACCTGCTCAAGTCCAAGGGGCTGGAGTGGAACGAGGTGCGCATCGATACCGACCCGTCGCAGCGTGAGCTGATGCTGGCCCGTAGCGGCGGTCGTCGCACCGTGCCGCAGATTTTCATCAACGACCATCACGTGGGCGGTTTCGACGACCTGGTCGCCGCCGATCGCAGCGGCAAGCTGGCCGAACTGCTGGAGACCAACGCATGA
- the phoR gene encoding phosphate regulon sensor histidine kinase PhoR, with translation MPNTFDRSWKLPAALVAGLLAGALAGWLAGGLSAIGIALVAVVEIVFLLTRIRHQATFMMTQDSSPTTLKYDRFMTRSRRIASSLRDLRSAAGTLPDAVVLLDNEQHVRWFNHAAEDLLGLRRPQDRGAHLDERLSTTELATWLKEGAREPLNDVAAPGHPNRHINVTLLPFGRRQRLLLARDISHLTRLEQIRRDFVANVSHELRTPLTVIHGYLELIDPEDVPELAPVLNEMRAQSKRMGQIVEDLLTLSRLETQEHVQDERVQMTPLLATIRKEAEALSQGRHQVTVESNAEADLLGSVKDLHSAFSNLVSNAVRYTPTGGRITIRWRRTSEGAVYSVSDTGYGIPATHLARLTERFYRVSSSRSRESGGTGLGLSIVKHVLNLHQARLDIQSEPGQGSTFSCWFSNERLLAPGTADIE, from the coding sequence ATGCCAAACACCTTCGACCGCTCCTGGAAGCTGCCGGCCGCACTGGTCGCCGGACTGCTTGCGGGCGCGCTCGCCGGCTGGCTCGCGGGAGGCTTGTCGGCCATCGGTATTGCGCTGGTCGCCGTCGTTGAAATCGTCTTTCTACTGACCCGAATCCGTCATCAAGCAACGTTCATGATGACGCAGGATTCGTCGCCGACCACTCTCAAGTATGACCGCTTCATGACGCGTTCCCGCCGCATCGCTTCCAGTCTGCGCGACCTTCGCAGCGCCGCCGGCACCCTGCCGGATGCCGTGGTACTGCTTGATAACGAGCAGCACGTCCGCTGGTTCAACCATGCCGCCGAAGACCTGCTCGGGTTGCGTCGCCCGCAGGATCGCGGCGCGCACCTGGACGAACGCCTCAGCACCACCGAGCTCGCCACGTGGCTGAAGGAAGGTGCGCGCGAGCCGCTCAACGACGTGGCCGCGCCGGGTCATCCGAACCGCCACATCAACGTGACGCTGCTGCCGTTCGGCCGTCGCCAGCGCCTGCTATTGGCGCGCGACATCAGCCACCTCACCCGGCTGGAACAGATTCGCCGTGACTTCGTGGCCAACGTATCGCACGAGTTGCGCACGCCGCTCACCGTCATCCACGGCTACCTCGAACTGATCGATCCGGAAGACGTGCCGGAACTCGCACCGGTACTCAACGAGATGCGTGCACAGTCCAAGCGCATGGGCCAGATCGTCGAGGACCTGCTCACGCTGTCGCGTCTTGAAACGCAGGAGCACGTGCAGGACGAACGCGTGCAGATGACGCCGCTGCTCGCCACCATCCGCAAGGAGGCCGAAGCGCTGAGCCAGGGCCGCCACCAGGTCACGGTGGAGAGCAACGCCGAAGCCGACCTGCTCGGCTCGGTGAAGGACCTGCACAGCGCGTTCTCCAACCTGGTGAGCAACGCCGTGCGCTACACCCCCACGGGCGGGCGCATCACCATCCGCTGGCGTCGCACGTCCGAAGGCGCGGTCTACTCCGTCTCCGATACCGGCTACGGAATCCCGGCCACCCACCTTGCCCGCCTGACCGAGCGCTTCTATCGCGTATCGTCCAGCCGTTCGCGCGAAAGCGGCGGCACGGGCCTGGGGCTGTCCATCGTCAAGCACGTGCTGAACCTGCATCAGGCCCGCCTGGATATCCAGAGCGAGCCGGGCCAGGGCTCCACGTTCTCCTGCTGGTTCAGCAATGAACGCCTGCTCGCCCCCGGCACCGCCGACATCGAATGA
- a CDS encoding carboxymuconolactone decarboxylase family protein, producing MSDTKDQGSKDRIAEFTAFRQRMNERILSEDNQVVRRFFALDTQTYKPGALDVKTKELLGLVASMVLRCDDCISYHVAQCKEAGVTREEFFETFSVGLVVGGSIVIPHLRRAVDFLDQLESGEGATPEADHASHV from the coding sequence ATGAGCGACACCAAGGATCAGGGCAGCAAGGACCGCATCGCCGAGTTCACCGCCTTCCGCCAGCGCATGAACGAACGCATCCTTTCGGAGGACAACCAGGTCGTCCGCCGCTTTTTCGCGCTCGATACGCAGACCTACAAGCCCGGCGCCCTGGACGTGAAGACCAAGGAGCTGCTCGGTCTGGTGGCCTCCATGGTGCTGCGCTGCGACGACTGCATCAGCTACCACGTGGCCCAGTGCAAGGAAGCGGGCGTCACGCGCGAAGAATTTTTCGAAACCTTCAGCGTCGGCCTGGTGGTGGGCGGTTCCATCGTGATTCCGCACCTGCGCCGCGCGGTCGATTTCCTCGACCAGCTGGAGTCGGGCGAGGGCGCCACGCCCGAGGCGGACCACGCCAGCCACGTCTGA
- a CDS encoding carboxymuconolactone decarboxylase family protein, protein MSKRLSFMKSPKAIKPLFDFSQAMHQCGLERPLIELVLMRASQLNGCAYCMDMHSKDARAGGETEQRLYMLPGWREAPSIYSERESAALGWTEAVTRLGEHGVSDEIYDRARASFSEEELVSLTVTIGLINTWNRINVAFQTPAGSYKPAAQQAA, encoded by the coding sequence ATGTCCAAGCGCCTCTCTTTCATGAAGTCCCCCAAGGCCATCAAGCCGCTGTTCGACTTCAGCCAGGCCATGCACCAGTGCGGGCTCGAGCGTCCGCTGATCGAACTCGTGCTGATGCGCGCCTCGCAGCTCAACGGCTGTGCGTACTGCATGGACATGCACAGCAAGGATGCGCGTGCCGGCGGCGAAACCGAGCAGCGCCTGTACATGCTGCCAGGCTGGCGCGAAGCGCCGTCCATCTACAGCGAGCGCGAAAGCGCCGCGCTGGGCTGGACCGAAGCCGTCACCCGACTGGGCGAGCACGGCGTGTCCGATGAGATCTACGACCGCGCCCGCGCTTCCTTCAGCGAGGAAGAACTGGTCAGCCTTACGGTGACGATTGGCCTGATCAACACCTGGAACCGCATCAACGTGGCGTTCCAGACGCCGGCCGGCAGCTACAAGCCGGCGGCCCAGCAGGCCGCCTGA
- the phoB gene encoding phosphate regulon transcriptional regulator PhoB yields the protein MHKRILIVEDEASIRDMVAFALRKAGMDAIHAADARAAQLAIAEQVPDLILLDWMLPGTSGLDLARRLRKEELSREVPIIMLTARGEEMDRVNGLEAGVDDYVVKPFSTRELVARIKAVLRRSQGDDGSGMVELGGLRIDGPAHRVFAGEDPVTIGPTEYRLLYFFMTHPERVYSRAQLLDHVWGGSVYVEERTVDVHIRRLRKTLEPWKLDDMVQTVRGAGYRFSASV from the coding sequence GTGCACAAGCGCATCCTGATTGTCGAAGACGAAGCATCGATCCGCGACATGGTCGCCTTCGCCCTGCGCAAGGCCGGCATGGACGCCATCCACGCCGCTGACGCGCGCGCGGCCCAACTGGCCATTGCCGAACAGGTCCCGGACCTCATCCTGCTTGACTGGATGCTGCCGGGCACCAGCGGCCTCGACCTTGCGCGCCGCCTGCGCAAGGAAGAGCTGAGCCGCGAAGTACCCATCATCATGCTCACCGCCCGCGGCGAAGAGATGGACCGCGTGAACGGCCTGGAAGCCGGCGTGGACGACTACGTCGTCAAGCCGTTCTCCACCCGTGAGCTGGTGGCCCGCATCAAGGCCGTGCTTCGCCGCAGCCAGGGCGACGACGGCTCGGGCATGGTGGAACTCGGCGGCCTGCGCATCGACGGCCCGGCGCACCGTGTGTTCGCAGGCGAAGACCCGGTGACCATCGGGCCGACGGAATACCGCCTGCTGTATTTCTTCATGACGCACCCCGAGCGCGTGTACTCGCGCGCGCAACTGCTCGACCATGTGTGGGGTGGCAGCGTGTACGTCGAGGAACGCACGGTGGACGTCCATATCCGTCGCCTGCGCAAGACGCTCGAACCGTGGAAGCTGGACGACATGGTGCAGACGGTGCGCGGCGCGGGTTACCGCTTCTCCGCCAGCGTCTGA
- a CDS encoding Ppx/GppA phosphatase family protein: MSQGDQIQIKDGELIAAVDMGSNSYHMVVARVEHGEPRVIDRLRETVRMAAGLRADGTLDAEHRARALNCLARFGQRIAGVPSIRVRAVATNTVRRLASPQTFLTAAETALGHPVEIVSGREEGRLIFLGASHDLPASRESRLVIDVGGGSTEFIIGRGFAPMHTESVQAGCIASTLRFFPGGKLNRKRWQRANNEIGVLLQQFSEDYRESGWMEAYGSSGTAKAIGSVVQAMKLSDDGITPASLAALRDALLAQGQINALKLPGLGEDRAPVIAGGVAIFEAAFEALGIERLRVCASSMREGLLWDLLGRAGGSDPRTASIDALANRYGVDRAQARRVESTALMFFDQIARIWKLDAEAREWLSWSARVHEIGLAIAHSQHHHHGAYILRHADLAGFSRQEQQLLAAIVESHRRKPDKATFLALPQRYRLLARYITALLRLAVLFRRARRAESLPPMQLAATSQRMRLTVPSSWLDQHPLSEADLEQEQAPMNELGLLLEVHPS, translated from the coding sequence ATGAGCCAAGGCGATCAGATCCAGATCAAGGACGGCGAACTGATTGCTGCCGTCGACATGGGCTCCAACAGCTACCACATGGTGGTGGCCCGCGTAGAACACGGCGAACCCCGCGTGATCGACCGCCTGCGCGAAACCGTGCGCATGGCCGCGGGCCTGCGTGCCGACGGCACGCTGGATGCGGAGCATCGCGCCCGCGCGCTCAACTGCCTGGCCCGTTTCGGGCAGCGCATTGCCGGCGTGCCCTCCATCCGCGTGCGCGCCGTGGCCACCAACACCGTGCGCCGACTGGCCTCGCCACAGACCTTCCTCACCGCCGCAGAAACCGCGCTGGGCCACCCGGTGGAAATCGTCTCCGGCCGCGAAGAAGGCCGACTGATCTTCCTCGGCGCCTCGCACGACCTGCCCGCCTCGCGCGAAAGCCGCCTGGTGATCGACGTGGGCGGTGGCAGTACCGAGTTCATCATCGGCCGCGGTTTCGCGCCGATGCACACGGAAAGCGTGCAGGCCGGCTGCATTGCCTCCACGCTGCGCTTCTTCCCCGGCGGCAAGCTCAACCGCAAGCGCTGGCAGCGCGCCAACAACGAAATCGGCGTGCTGCTGCAACAGTTTTCCGAGGACTACCGCGAATCGGGCTGGATGGAGGCCTACGGCTCCTCCGGCACGGCCAAGGCCATCGGCTCGGTGGTGCAGGCCATGAAGCTTTCCGACGATGGCATTACGCCCGCGTCGCTGGCAGCGCTGCGCGATGCGCTGCTGGCCCAGGGACAGATCAATGCCCTGAAGCTCCCCGGCCTGGGTGAAGACCGTGCACCGGTGATTGCCGGCGGCGTGGCCATTTTCGAAGCCGCTTTCGAAGCGCTGGGCATCGAACGCCTTCGCGTGTGCGCCAGCTCGATGCGCGAAGGCCTGCTGTGGGATCTGCTTGGTCGTGCCGGCGGCAGCGATCCGCGCACCGCCAGCATCGACGCACTGGCCAACCGCTATGGCGTGGATCGCGCCCAGGCACGTCGCGTGGAATCGACCGCGCTGATGTTCTTCGACCAGATCGCCCGCATCTGGAAGCTGGACGCCGAGGCGCGCGAATGGCTCTCCTGGTCGGCTCGCGTGCACGAAATCGGCCTGGCCATCGCCCACAGCCAGCACCATCACCACGGCGCCTACATCCTGCGCCATGCCGACCTGGCCGGCTTCTCGCGGCAGGAACAGCAGCTGCTGGCAGCCATCGTGGAGTCACACCGGCGCAAGCCGGACAAGGCCACCTTCCTGGCGCTGCCGCAGCGCTATCGCCTGCTGGCCCGCTACATCACCGCCCTGCTCCGCCTGGCCGTACTGTTCCGTCGCGCGCGTCGCGCCGAATCGCTGCCACCGATGCAGCTGGCCGCCACCAGCCAGCGCATGCGCCTGACGGTGCCCTCGTCCTGGCTGGACCAGCACCCGCTCAGCGAGGCCGACCTGGAACAGGAGCAGGCCCCCATGAACGAGCTGGGGCTGCTGCTGGAAGTCCATCCTTCCTGA